The following coding sequences lie in one Frigoribacterium sp. SL97 genomic window:
- a CDS encoding alpha/beta hydrolase fold domain-containing protein, with protein MSLSMAATRALLRLRLRLRPRSTESEDSLVRSVARQGSAAPVTRAVHRVATVEEARVGGERVVTLRPRRAPSGVHVVYLHGGAYVHPVLATHWNLLAGLVRASGAVVTVPLYGLAPAHDVDDALPLLDAVLEDVRRASPSRVVVAGDSAGGALALVAAMRGRDAGRPAPDALVLFSPWVDALLDSPAIDEVAPLDPMLARDGLVAAGRWWAGDRDPADPLVSPVRGDLSGLPPVFAYAGDRDLLTPDVKRLAAGVTAAGGRVELRLYRGAFHDFVGAPWTPEARRALRHAASVIRGDASIAGRTAPPRA; from the coding sequence ATGTCGCTCTCGATGGCCGCGACGCGTGCTCTTCTGCGCCTCCGGCTCCGCCTCCGCCCCCGCTCGACCGAGTCCGAGGACTCGCTCGTCCGCTCGGTCGCCCGTCAGGGCTCCGCCGCGCCGGTCACGCGAGCGGTGCACCGCGTCGCGACCGTCGAGGAGGCGCGGGTCGGTGGTGAGCGCGTCGTCACGCTCCGTCCGCGTCGGGCCCCGAGCGGCGTCCACGTGGTCTACCTGCACGGCGGTGCCTACGTGCACCCCGTCCTGGCCACGCACTGGAACCTGCTCGCGGGTCTCGTCCGCGCCTCCGGGGCCGTCGTCACGGTGCCCCTCTACGGGCTCGCCCCGGCCCACGACGTGGACGACGCGCTGCCGCTGCTGGACGCCGTCCTCGAGGACGTGCGACGCGCCTCCCCGTCCCGCGTCGTCGTGGCCGGCGACTCGGCGGGCGGGGCGCTCGCCCTCGTCGCGGCCATGAGGGGACGCGACGCCGGCCGACCGGCACCCGACGCCCTCGTGCTCTTCTCGCCGTGGGTGGACGCCCTGCTCGACTCCCCCGCGATCGACGAGGTCGCACCGCTCGACCCGATGCTCGCCCGCGACGGTCTCGTCGCCGCGGGTCGGTGGTGGGCCGGCGACCGTGATCCGGCCGACCCCCTCGTCAGCCCGGTGCGCGGCGACCTCTCGGGTCTCCCGCCCGTGTTCGCCTACGCCGGCGATCGCGACCTGCTGACGCCCGACGTGAAGCGGCTGGCCGCCGGCGTGACCGCGGCGGGTGGACGCGTCGAGCTGCGGCTGTACCGCGGTGCCTTCCACGACTTCGTCGGCGCGCCCTGGACCCCGGAGGCGCGGCGGGCGCTCCGACACGCCGCCTCGGTGATCCGAGGGGACGCGTCGATCGCGGGCCGGACCGCGCCGCCCCGCGCGTAG
- a CDS encoding aldo/keto reductase, with the protein MEYARLGTSGLTVSAVTLGCMSYGVPDRGTHEWSLPEDESRPFISRALELGITTFDTADVYSDGTSEEIVGRALRDFATREEVVLATKVHGRMRPGPNGAGLSRGHVMSAIDDSLRRLGTDYVDLYQIHRFDPEVPVEETMEALHDVVKAGKARYIGASSMWAWQFASMQHAADLGGWTRFVSMQDQYSLIQREEEREMHPYCLDQGVGVLPWSPLARGKLTRDWDATTARTETDRFGQTLYKQREDGDRLVAQAVADVAEARGVPRAQVALAWVRQQDAVTSPIVGATKMQHLDDAVASVDLWLTDDELDALESPYVTRENEGF; encoded by the coding sequence ATGGAGTACGCACGACTGGGCACGAGCGGCCTGACCGTCTCGGCGGTGACCCTGGGGTGCATGAGCTACGGCGTGCCCGACCGCGGGACGCACGAGTGGAGCCTGCCCGAGGACGAGAGCCGCCCGTTCATCTCGCGGGCGCTCGAGCTCGGCATCACGACCTTCGACACCGCCGACGTCTACTCGGACGGCACCAGCGAGGAGATCGTCGGGCGGGCCCTGCGGGACTTCGCGACCCGCGAGGAGGTCGTCCTGGCGACCAAGGTGCACGGCCGCATGCGTCCCGGCCCGAACGGGGCCGGGCTCAGCCGGGGGCACGTCATGAGCGCGATCGACGACAGCCTGCGCCGGCTCGGCACCGACTACGTCGACCTGTACCAGATCCACCGCTTCGACCCCGAGGTGCCCGTGGAGGAGACGATGGAGGCGCTCCACGACGTCGTCAAGGCCGGCAAGGCCCGCTACATCGGCGCCTCGAGCATGTGGGCCTGGCAGTTCGCCTCGATGCAGCACGCGGCCGACCTCGGGGGCTGGACGCGTTTCGTCTCGATGCAGGACCAGTACAGCCTGATCCAACGCGAGGAAGAACGCGAGATGCACCCCTACTGCCTGGACCAGGGCGTCGGCGTGCTGCCCTGGTCGCCCCTGGCCCGCGGGAAGCTGACCCGGGACTGGGACGCCACCACGGCCCGGACCGAGACCGACCGCTTCGGTCAGACGCTCTACAAGCAGCGCGAGGACGGTGACCGCCTCGTGGCGCAGGCCGTCGCCGACGTCGCGGAGGCGCGGGGCGTTCCTCGCGCGCAGGTCGCGTTGGCCTGGGTGCGGCAGCAGGACGCGGTCACGTCCCCCATCGTCGGCGCCACGAAGATGCAGCACCTCGACGACGCCGTGGCCTCGGTCGACCTGTGGCTCACCGACGACGAGCTCGACGCGCTGGAGTCGCCCTACGTGACCCGCGAGAACGAGGGGTTCTGA
- a CDS encoding NAD(P)/FAD-dependent oxidoreductase codes for MTKRIVILGGGSAGLTTALELQKRHPPQAASITLVDQAPYFTYQPFLPEVAGGHIAARDVTVPLRKTLKRTKVVEASVTGLDSEAKKVTVTSADGESSDIAYDQLVVALGAVTRTFPTPGLAENGVGFKSVEEAQYVRDRILGNIAEAASVKDPAVRRKLLTVVFVGGGYTGVEALAELSDAANSAVDTFPNLSRDELRFVLVEALDRVAPEVGPELSKWTLGQLRGRGIDIRLKTTMPSCVDGDVVLSDGETIPAGTIVWTAGVKPNPVLGDMGLPLGPKGHVNVSATLQVQTEDGHKLDGVWALGDGAQVPDLLAEKQPAYYPPNAQNAVRQAVTVADNVIATLSGEPVKEYRHESLGTVASYGIGKGAASMFGLQLKNVPAWMAHRGYHLYAMPTLNRKFRILSGWVTNFVGGRDTTPLVGLGDPRAGFLKVTPKVDAKK; via the coding sequence ATGACCAAGCGAATCGTAATTCTCGGCGGCGGTTCCGCCGGGCTCACCACTGCACTCGAACTGCAGAAGCGACACCCACCCCAGGCGGCGAGCATCACCCTCGTCGACCAGGCCCCGTACTTCACCTACCAGCCGTTCTTGCCCGAGGTCGCCGGTGGCCACATCGCCGCGCGCGACGTCACCGTGCCGCTGCGCAAGACGCTCAAGCGCACGAAGGTCGTCGAGGCGTCGGTCACCGGGCTCGACAGCGAGGCCAAGAAGGTCACCGTCACGAGTGCGGACGGCGAGTCCAGCGACATCGCCTACGACCAGTTGGTCGTCGCCCTCGGCGCGGTCACCCGGACCTTCCCGACCCCGGGCCTGGCCGAGAACGGCGTGGGCTTCAAGAGCGTCGAAGAGGCTCAGTACGTCCGCGACCGCATCCTCGGCAACATCGCCGAGGCGGCGAGCGTCAAGGACCCGGCCGTCCGCCGCAAGCTCCTCACCGTCGTCTTCGTCGGTGGCGGCTACACCGGCGTCGAGGCCCTCGCCGAACTGTCCGACGCCGCGAACTCCGCCGTCGACACGTTCCCGAACCTGTCGCGCGACGAACTGCGCTTCGTGCTCGTCGAGGCCCTGGACCGCGTCGCCCCCGAGGTCGGTCCCGAGCTCTCGAAGTGGACCCTGGGCCAGTTGCGCGGTCGAGGCATCGACATCCGCCTCAAGACGACGATGCCCTCGTGCGTCGACGGCGACGTCGTGCTGAGCGACGGCGAGACCATCCCCGCCGGCACGATCGTCTGGACGGCCGGCGTCAAGCCGAACCCGGTGCTCGGCGACATGGGCCTCCCCCTCGGCCCGAAGGGACACGTGAACGTCAGCGCGACCCTGCAGGTCCAGACCGAGGACGGCCACAAGCTCGACGGCGTCTGGGCCCTCGGCGACGGCGCGCAGGTCCCCGACCTGCTGGCCGAGAAGCAGCCGGCGTACTACCCGCCGAACGCACAGAACGCCGTGCGCCAGGCGGTCACCGTGGCCGACAACGTCATCGCGACCCTGTCGGGAGAGCCCGTCAAGGAGTACCGACACGAGTCGCTCGGCACCGTGGCGAGCTACGGCATCGGCAAGGGCGCGGCCAGCATGTTCGGCCTCCAGCTGAAGAACGTGCCGGCCTGGATGGCCCACCGTGGCTACCACCTGTACGCGATGCCGACGCTGAACCGGAAGTTCCGCATCCTGTCGGGCTGGGTGACGAACTTCGTCGGCGGCCGCGACACGACCCCGCTGGTGGGTCTCGGCGACCCGCGCGCGGGATTCCTCAAGGTGACGCCGAAGGTCGACGCGAAGAAGTAG
- a CDS encoding TetR/AcrR family transcriptional regulator, translating to MRTDAAETRRAILEAATAEFSRHGLAGARVDRIAAEAGCSKERLYANFGDKRSLFTTVLNGTFETMGEAASRPAASVEEFALAVFDHMQAHPDHNRLLAWARLEGEHDWEASVPTLRSVQDAALSQLDRLRGDPAVTVSWSSDDIFALVMSLACAWQNLPGLGEAHPGVVLDPALQREIVREAVRRLTTA from the coding sequence ATGCGAACCGATGCCGCCGAGACCCGTCGAGCCATCCTCGAGGCCGCGACCGCCGAGTTCTCGCGACACGGGTTGGCCGGGGCGCGCGTCGACCGCATCGCAGCCGAGGCCGGCTGCAGCAAGGAGCGCCTCTACGCGAACTTCGGTGACAAGAGGTCGCTCTTCACGACCGTCCTGAACGGCACCTTCGAGACCATGGGCGAGGCCGCGTCCCGCCCGGCCGCGAGCGTCGAGGAGTTCGCCCTCGCCGTCTTCGACCACATGCAGGCCCACCCCGACCACAACCGGCTGCTCGCCTGGGCCCGGCTCGAGGGCGAGCACGACTGGGAGGCCTCGGTGCCCACCCTGCGCTCGGTCCAGGACGCCGCCCTGTCGCAGCTCGACCGCCTTCGCGGCGACCCCGCCGTGACGGTGTCCTGGAGCAGCGACGACATCTTCGCCCTCGTCATGTCGCTCGCCTGCGCCTGGCAGAACCTGCCCGGTCTCGGCGAGGCGCATCCGGGCGTGGTGCTCGACCCCGCCCTGCAACGCGAGATCGTGCGCGAGGCCGTGCGGCGCCTCACCACGGCCTGA
- a CDS encoding MFS transporter, with translation MTTVAPAPTETRSSRRWWVLVIVALAQLVVVLDGTIVNIALPDAQADLGLSDENRQWVVTAYALAFGALLLLGGRIADFWGRKRTFIVGMVGFGAASAFGGLVQTGGELILARGLQGVFAALLAPAALAVLTTTFASGRDRNTAFAVFGAISGAGAAVGLVLGGVLTEFVSWRWCLLVNVPIVLVAIVAAAFVVSESRAEGRNRLDVVGTIVVAAGLASLVYGFTRAEDGWGSAVVIGFIALGAGLLALFVVVERRSDHPLLPMRVLADRVRGGAFLVQLIVGSVMIGALLYLTFHLQIVLGFGPLEAGLASLPMTLVIMVCAPLLTKALPIVGPRPMMIVGPLVAGAGLLWLATQITADGSYAVQVLPALLVMGVGLAGIFVPMQNLALSRVAPHDAGAASATSNAMMQIGGSIGLAVFTNLYAGAVASSTSTVGGPLGPLVDGYSVAFLAAAIAMLLAAPISFFLIRGRKEDLLPTEVPVHLG, from the coding sequence GTGACCACCGTCGCCCCCGCCCCCACCGAGACGCGTTCGTCGCGCCGTTGGTGGGTGCTCGTCATCGTCGCCCTCGCGCAACTCGTCGTCGTCCTCGACGGCACCATCGTCAACATCGCCCTGCCCGACGCCCAGGCCGACCTCGGCCTCAGCGACGAGAACCGCCAGTGGGTCGTGACGGCCTACGCGCTCGCCTTCGGCGCGCTGCTGCTGCTCGGTGGTCGGATCGCCGACTTCTGGGGCCGTAAGCGCACCTTCATCGTCGGGATGGTCGGCTTCGGTGCCGCCTCCGCGTTCGGCGGGCTCGTGCAGACCGGTGGCGAGCTGATCCTCGCCCGTGGCCTGCAGGGCGTGTTCGCGGCCCTGCTCGCCCCCGCGGCCCTGGCCGTGCTCACCACCACCTTCGCGTCGGGTCGCGACCGGAACACCGCCTTCGCCGTCTTCGGCGCCATCTCGGGCGCCGGCGCGGCCGTCGGGCTCGTGCTCGGCGGCGTGCTGACCGAGTTCGTCAGCTGGCGCTGGTGCCTGCTCGTCAACGTGCCGATCGTGCTGGTCGCCATCGTCGCCGCCGCCTTCGTCGTGAGCGAGAGCCGGGCCGAGGGGCGGAACCGCCTCGACGTCGTCGGCACGATCGTCGTCGCGGCCGGCCTCGCCAGCCTCGTCTACGGCTTCACCCGGGCCGAGGACGGCTGGGGCTCGGCCGTCGTCATCGGCTTCATCGCCCTGGGGGCCGGTCTGCTCGCCCTGTTCGTCGTCGTCGAGCGACGGAGCGACCACCCGCTGCTGCCGATGCGCGTGCTCGCCGACCGCGTCCGTGGCGGTGCCTTCCTGGTGCAGTTGATCGTCGGGAGCGTCATGATCGGCGCCCTGCTCTACCTGACCTTCCACCTGCAGATCGTGCTCGGCTTCGGCCCGCTCGAGGCGGGGCTCGCCAGCCTGCCGATGACGCTGGTCATCATGGTCTGCGCTCCCCTGCTGACGAAGGCGCTGCCGATCGTCGGCCCCCGCCCGATGATGATCGTCGGGCCGCTCGTCGCGGGGGCCGGGCTGCTCTGGCTCGCCACGCAGATCACGGCCGACGGCTCGTACGCCGTCCAGGTGCTGCCGGCCCTGCTCGTCATGGGCGTCGGCCTCGCCGGCATCTTCGTGCCCATGCAGAACCTGGCGCTCAGCCGGGTCGCGCCGCACGACGCCGGTGCCGCCAGCGCGACCTCGAACGCCATGATGCAGATCGGCGGATCGATCGGTCTCGCCGTCTTCACGAACCTGTACGCGGGGGCCGTCGCGTCCTCGACGTCGACGGTGGGCGGGCCGCTCGGTCCGCTGGTCGACGGCTACTCGGTGGCCTTCCTCGCCGCCGCGATCGCCATGCTGCTCGCCGCGCCGATCTCGTTCTTCCTCATCCGCGGCCGCAAGGAGGACCTGCTGCCCACCGAGGTGCCCGTGCACCTCGGCTGA
- a CDS encoding MFS transporter, with product MLPFRSHVTDVDRPRLTRDVYVLGVIAFFVMVGFGVVVPVLPVYARSFGVDHALVGAVLSAFALMRLVASPFVGRLIDLMGERVVLSVGIGIVALSSGLAGLAQTYPQLLLLRGAGGIGSAMFSIAAMTLLLGATDPSLRARAVGFYQGGFLVGGMAGPALGGLLATISLTAPFFFYAGTLAVAGLVGVVLLRRAPQHSSTTVTAPPVPLGVVLRDVRFRTACVANFAQGWSSLGVRSALVPVLVVEVLRGPTAWTGLLFAASAVAQTIALAPAARFVDTVGRRPAVIGAFAVAAVTLFAVSLAPDVWTLGALLCVYGVATAFMGTAPAALVGDAAGARGGRPVAIFSMCSDVGAIAGPLVAGLLVDTVSYPAAFGVAAVLLAVAAGAAIRLPRTATGTTTPA from the coding sequence GTGCTCCCGTTCCGCAGCCACGTCACCGACGTCGACCGCCCCCGTCTCACCCGCGATGTCTACGTCCTCGGCGTGATCGCCTTCTTCGTCATGGTCGGCTTCGGGGTGGTCGTCCCGGTCCTGCCGGTCTACGCCCGCAGCTTCGGCGTCGACCACGCCCTGGTGGGTGCCGTCCTCTCGGCCTTCGCCCTCATGCGCCTCGTGGCGAGCCCGTTCGTGGGTCGACTCATCGACCTGATGGGCGAGCGGGTCGTGCTCTCGGTGGGCATCGGCATCGTGGCGCTGTCGAGCGGACTCGCCGGGCTCGCCCAGACCTACCCGCAGCTCCTCCTGCTCCGGGGGGCGGGCGGCATCGGCTCGGCCATGTTCAGCATCGCGGCGATGACGTTGCTGCTCGGCGCGACCGACCCGTCGCTCCGGGCCCGGGCCGTCGGCTTCTACCAGGGCGGGTTCCTCGTCGGCGGCATGGCGGGTCCTGCCCTCGGCGGGCTGCTCGCGACCATCTCGTTGACGGCGCCGTTCTTCTTCTACGCGGGCACGCTCGCCGTGGCCGGCCTGGTCGGCGTCGTGCTCCTGCGCCGGGCACCGCAGCACTCCTCGACGACCGTCACCGCGCCTCCGGTGCCCCTCGGGGTCGTGCTGCGCGACGTGCGGTTCCGGACCGCGTGCGTGGCCAACTTCGCACAGGGTTGGTCGTCGCTGGGGGTGCGCAGCGCCCTCGTCCCCGTCCTCGTGGTCGAGGTACTGCGCGGACCGACGGCCTGGACGGGGTTGCTCTTCGCCGCGTCGGCGGTGGCCCAGACCATCGCGCTGGCACCGGCTGCGCGCTTCGTCGACACCGTCGGCCGTCGACCGGCCGTCATCGGCGCGTTCGCGGTGGCGGCCGTGACCCTGTTCGCGGTGTCCCTCGCCCCGGACGTCTGGACCCTCGGCGCCCTGCTCTGCGTCTACGGCGTCGCGACGGCGTTCATGGGCACCGCGCCCGCGGCACTCGTCGGCGACGCCGCGGGCGCCCGCGGTGGTCGTCCCGTCGCGATCTTCTCGATGTGCTCGGACGTGGGGGCGATCGCCGGGCCGCTCGTCGCGGGCCTGCTCGTCGACACGGTCTCGTACCCCGCGGCGTTCGGCGTCGCGGCCGTCCTGCTGGCCGTGGCGGCCGGGGCGGCGATCCGCCTGCCCCGGACCGCCACCGGCACGACGACCCCGGCCTGA
- a CDS encoding LLM class flavin-dependent oxidoreductase: MTRRIRFNAFDMNCVGHQSPGLWRHPDDRSADYTKLSYWTSLARLLEKGVFDGLFIADVLGTYDVYGGNHDAALRNGTQTPVGDPVLLVSAMAAATEHLGFGITAGTAYEHPYPFARRMSTLDHLTEGRIGWNVVTGYLPSAARNMGADDQLDHDTRYDQADEYLEVLYKLWEGSWEDDAVVRNRESGVFTDPAKVHEIRHDGTYYKVPGIHIAEPSPQRTPVIYQAGASPRGIRFAAGNAESIFVAAPTKERLAATVGKIRDALEAAGRGRYSARIYTLLTIITDATPQAARAKHDEYRRYASHEGALTLMSGWMGVDLSTYSLDDPVGDVESNAIQSALANFQAQAGDTGAEWTIRDIAEAAGIGGLGPRIVGSGEEIADQLQEWVDETDVDGFNLAYAITPGTFEDVVEHVIPVLQARGVYPTEYEPGTLRQKLFGRGDRLPDEHHGARYKVSTGARVG; this comes from the coding sequence ATGACTCGACGAATCCGGTTCAACGCCTTCGACATGAACTGCGTGGGGCACCAGTCCCCCGGTCTCTGGCGGCACCCCGACGACCGCTCGGCCGACTACACGAAGCTGAGCTACTGGACCTCCCTCGCGCGCCTCCTCGAGAAGGGCGTCTTCGACGGGCTCTTCATCGCCGACGTGCTCGGCACGTACGACGTCTACGGCGGCAACCACGACGCGGCGTTGCGCAACGGCACCCAGACCCCGGTCGGCGACCCGGTGCTGCTCGTCTCGGCCATGGCCGCCGCGACCGAGCACCTGGGCTTCGGCATCACCGCCGGCACGGCCTACGAGCACCCCTACCCGTTCGCCCGGCGCATGTCGACTCTCGACCACCTGACGGAGGGGCGGATCGGCTGGAACGTCGTCACCGGCTACCTGCCGAGCGCCGCCCGCAACATGGGGGCCGACGACCAGCTCGACCACGACACCCGGTACGACCAGGCCGACGAGTACCTCGAGGTCCTGTACAAGCTGTGGGAGGGGTCGTGGGAGGACGACGCGGTCGTCCGCAACCGTGAGTCCGGCGTCTTCACCGACCCGGCCAAGGTGCACGAGATCAGGCACGACGGCACCTATTACAAGGTGCCCGGCATCCACATCGCCGAGCCCAGCCCACAGCGCACCCCCGTGATCTACCAGGCGGGTGCCTCGCCGCGGGGCATCCGCTTCGCCGCCGGCAACGCCGAGTCGATCTTCGTCGCGGCCCCGACCAAGGAACGCCTGGCCGCGACGGTCGGCAAGATCCGGGACGCGCTCGAGGCCGCGGGCCGCGGCCGCTACTCGGCGCGCATCTACACGTTGCTGACGATCATCACCGACGCCACCCCCCAGGCCGCCCGGGCCAAGCACGACGAGTACCGGCGCTACGCCTCGCACGAGGGCGCCCTGACGCTCATGTCGGGCTGGATGGGCGTCGACCTCTCGACCTACTCGCTCGACGACCCGGTGGGTGACGTCGAGAGCAACGCCATCCAGTCGGCCCTCGCGAACTTCCAGGCGCAGGCGGGTGACACGGGCGCGGAGTGGACGATCCGCGACATCGCCGAGGCGGCCGGGATCGGCGGTCTCGGGCCCCGCATCGTCGGGTCCGGCGAGGAGATCGCCGACCAGCTCCAGGAGTGGGTCGACGAGACCGACGTCGACGGGTTCAACCTCGCCTACGCCATCACTCCGGGCACGTTCGAGGACGTCGTCGAGCACGTGATCCCCGTGCTCCAGGCGCGGGGCGTCTATCCCACCGAGTACGAACCGGGCACGCTGCGGCAGAAGCTGTTCGGGCGCGGAGACCGGTTGCCGGACGAGCACCACGGGGCGCGGTACAAGGTCTCGACCGGAGCCCGCGTCGGCTGA
- a CDS encoding ABC transporter permease, whose translation MAWDFVVDRWSQIWFASWQHFSLVVQCLVLAVVVSVGLAALVHRNPTLYALANGVSAVGLTLPSFALVGLLIPFAGFGVAPSVIVVTFFAALPILRNAVVGLHEVDGSLVESARGIGMGRFRTLATVQMPLAWPIILTGVRVSAQMVMGIAAVAAYALGPGLGGFIFSGLSRLGGANALASVVTGVVGVVLLALVLDLLLVGLGRLTISRGIRVQN comes from the coding sequence TTGGCGTGGGATTTCGTGGTGGACCGGTGGAGCCAGATCTGGTTCGCCTCATGGCAACACTTCTCGCTCGTGGTGCAGTGCCTCGTCCTGGCGGTCGTCGTCTCGGTCGGCCTCGCCGCCCTGGTGCACCGCAACCCGACGCTCTACGCGCTGGCCAACGGGGTGTCGGCCGTGGGGCTGACCCTTCCGTCGTTCGCGCTGGTCGGCCTGCTCATCCCCTTCGCGGGGTTCGGCGTCGCGCCGTCGGTCATCGTCGTCACGTTCTTCGCCGCACTGCCGATCCTGCGGAACGCCGTCGTCGGCCTCCACGAGGTCGACGGTTCGCTCGTCGAGTCGGCTCGCGGCATCGGCATGGGGCGCTTCCGGACCCTGGCGACCGTCCAGATGCCCCTCGCCTGGCCGATCATCCTCACCGGCGTGCGCGTCAGCGCGCAGATGGTGATGGGCATCGCCGCGGTCGCGGCGTACGCGCTCGGCCCGGGCCTCGGCGGCTTCATCTTCTCGGGCCTGTCCCGACTGGGCGGCGCGAACGCGCTCGCCTCCGTGGTCACGGGCGTGGTGGGCGTGGTCCTCCTCGCCCTCGTCCTCGACCTCCTCCTCGTCGGCCTCGGCCGCCTGACCATCTCGAGAGGCATCCGTGTCCAGAACTGA
- a CDS encoding ABC transporter ATP-binding protein, which translates to MSRTDPTRASSSPSDEVSGRSITLDQVTKRYPGQAEPAVDGITLEIPAGKIVMLVGPSGCGKTTTLKMINRLIEPTEGRIVLDGDDVTSIDGDELRRRIGYVIQAGGLFPHMTVGANIAIVPKMLGWSKERIAARVDELLELVSLDPATYRDRYPRELSGGQQQRVGVARALAADPPVLLMDEPFGAVDPITRQRLQDELINIQHELQKTIVIVTHDFDEAVKLGDWIVIFSEGAHIVQYDTPERILAEPANEFVENFIGSGAGLKQLTLTRVRDVDLAEAVVARAGDSAADVLARVEAAGHGHAVVVDDRERPVSWPSRRQLGRLDVLGSSPDADLPVIGSGATLNDALDTMLVSSAGAALVTGRRDAFIGVITVEVVMEAITRARASAAEAHHDAPVGTNTGSFDVVPGAPVDEKDAA; encoded by the coding sequence GTGTCCAGAACTGACCCCACCCGCGCCTCCTCGTCCCCCTCGGACGAGGTCTCGGGCCGCAGCATCACCCTCGACCAGGTCACCAAGCGGTACCCCGGCCAGGCCGAGCCGGCCGTCGACGGCATCACGCTCGAGATCCCGGCCGGCAAGATCGTCATGCTCGTCGGACCGTCGGGGTGCGGCAAGACCACGACCCTCAAGATGATCAACCGGCTGATCGAGCCCACCGAGGGGCGGATCGTCCTGGACGGCGACGACGTCACCTCGATCGACGGCGACGAGTTGCGCCGCCGCATCGGCTACGTGATCCAGGCCGGCGGGTTGTTCCCGCACATGACCGTCGGGGCGAACATCGCCATCGTCCCGAAGATGCTCGGTTGGTCGAAGGAGCGCATCGCCGCCCGCGTCGACGAGCTGCTCGAACTCGTGTCGCTCGATCCGGCCACGTACCGCGACCGTTACCCGCGTGAGCTCTCGGGTGGTCAGCAGCAGCGCGTCGGCGTCGCGCGGGCACTGGCGGCGGACCCGCCCGTGTTGCTGATGGACGAGCCCTTCGGTGCCGTCGACCCCATCACCCGCCAGCGCCTGCAGGACGAGCTGATCAACATCCAGCACGAGCTGCAGAAGACCATCGTCATCGTCACCCACGACTTCGACGAGGCCGTGAAGCTCGGCGACTGGATCGTCATCTTCTCCGAGGGCGCGCACATCGTGCAGTACGACACCCCGGAGCGCATCCTCGCCGAGCCGGCGAACGAGTTCGTCGAGAACTTCATCGGGTCGGGGGCCGGCCTCAAGCAGCTGACGCTGACGCGCGTCCGTGACGTCGACCTCGCCGAGGCCGTCGTCGCCCGAGCGGGCGACTCGGCCGCCGACGTCCTCGCCCGGGTCGAGGCGGCCGGTCACGGCCACGCGGTCGTCGTGGACGACCGGGAACGCCCCGTCTCGTGGCCCTCGCGCCGCCAGCTCGGCCGTCTCGACGTGCTGGGCTCGTCACCCGACGCCGACCTGCCGGTCATCGGCAGCGGCGCCACCCTCAACGACGCCCTGGACACGATGCTCGTCTCGAGTGCGGGTGCGGCCCTCGTCACCGGTCGACGCGACGCCTTCATCGGCGTCATCACGGTCGAGGTCGTCATGGAGGCCATCACGCGGGCGCGCGCGTCGGCCGCCGAGGCCCACCACGACGCTCCGGTGGGCACCAACACGGGCTCCTTCGACGTCGTGCCGGGAGCCCCCGTCGACGAGAAGGACGCGGCGTGA
- a CDS encoding ABC transporter permease — protein MASVDGRSSGRRGPRPAWLGLLVQPVAVFAVFAAFVAWLTTADLTTAERTTLNPSDLLAYTGEHLALTFVSAAIVLVLAIPLGVLLTRRPFVRISGPVLVLANFGQAAPAIGLIVLLAFWLGFTFWAAVVALVLYAALPVLRNTMIGLQSVDARLVEAGRGMGMSASSVLLKVELPLAVPVMLSGIRTALVLLVGSAALATFIGAGGLGLLITTGVNLFLPRVLVSGALLIALLALLIDWLGRVVEYVARPKGLRA, from the coding sequence CTGGCCTCGGTCGACGGACGCTCGTCCGGCCGGCGGGGGCCCCGCCCGGCGTGGCTCGGACTGCTCGTGCAACCCGTGGCCGTGTTCGCCGTGTTCGCGGCATTCGTCGCGTGGTTGACCACGGCCGACCTGACGACGGCCGAACGGACCACCCTCAACCCCTCCGACCTGCTGGCCTACACGGGCGAGCACCTGGCGTTGACCTTCGTCTCCGCGGCGATCGTCCTCGTCCTCGCCATCCCCCTCGGCGTGCTGCTCACCCGGCGGCCGTTCGTGCGCATCAGCGGTCCCGTCCTGGTCCTCGCGAACTTCGGCCAGGCCGCGCCGGCCATCGGACTCATCGTGCTGCTCGCGTTCTGGCTCGGCTTCACCTTCTGGGCTGCGGTGGTCGCCCTCGTGCTGTACGCGGCACTTCCGGTGCTGCGCAACACCATGATCGGACTGCAGAGCGTCGACGCCCGCCTCGTCGAGGCCGGTCGGGGCATGGGGATGAGCGCGTCGTCCGTCCTGCTCAAGGTCGAGCTGCCGCTGGCCGTCCCCGTGATGCTCTCCGGCATCCGCACGGCCCTCGTGCTGCTCGTGGGGTCGGCGGCCCTCGCCACGTTCATCGGTGCCGGCGGCCTGGGGCTGCTGATCACCACCGGGGTCAACCTGTTCCTGCCGCGGGTCCTCGTCTCCGGGGCCCTGCTCATCGCCCTGCTCGCCCTCTTGATCGACTGGCTGGGCCGTGTGGTCGAGTACGTCGCCCGTCCGAAGGGACTCCGCGCATGA